DNA from Heptranchias perlo isolate sHepPer1 unplaced genomic scaffold, sHepPer1.hap1 HAP1_SCAFFOLD_47, whole genome shotgun sequence:
tactgatccaataaagactgtaaaatccccacttgttcacaaggatccattttagattctccagtccttagggaattactaaccgatcctcttatcatttgtcatatttgtgttgaatctgcttctctctggtttaactgaactgtttgtttcccttcattacggagcaacaaCACAATCCCTGACTGTTCCACAATTGGCCGAACAGTTAGAGgcaaataaacagttacctcaacacctggcatcTGTGTAGTacgggtcccagccgctggagtccttcacatTGAATGGAGCAGTTCTCCAGGTCGAGTTCTTTTATTGTGTCACAGAGTTCAATGACGTGAGACAGCACCGcgcagtcaatcggggtcagtagCAATTCACTAAATGTAAGtatttccacagatcccactgtgacacgggccagtgtttgattctgagactcaaacaggtagtggaatgtgttcaggaggttccTTTTACCAGTTTCACTCGCTATGTTTCCAATCcctccttcaaccttctccttcacccagtcaatcactccacagattgtttgatgaagaaatggacccagaaactcctccaggggccgagctgactgtgaggaggagagaccaacaacaaaacggacaaatatctcaaatcgcccatcatccttgctgtgggcttcactgaggagtttcccgATGTCCccaggatctggagtcaggaattgtgcgagtgcagctacaaactcttggatggtgaggtgcgggaatgtgtaaaccacactctgggcagaaccatctctctccaaaagttccatcatgaacccagacaggaactgggaaggttgaagattgtacttgatcaaatctccatttgtaaacacaatcttcttctcggagactcctgtgtaggccatctcaccgatcttcagtaacacatcacggggggattcaatctctcggccatggtttttcagaatgttgtaaatatagtaggaatatagttgggtgatggtcttgggaactcgctggtgtttcctgtctctttgtgtgaagaagggacccagtgacagaccgaggatccagcagtaggaagggttgtaacacatggtgtacaggatctcgttctcctccacatgtttgaaaacagctgctgccaccgacTGATCTTCAAacaacttgttgaaatattccttccgttcttcaccaacaaatcccaggatttcagcccagacactgatctcagccttttccaataaatgtaatgcagtggggcggctggtcacgagcactgaacatcctgggagcagcttgtgctgtattaaactgtacacaatgtcagacacttcacaccagtcttcaggatctgtgcacatgtactgaggttctgtatttctccgattgtcagcaaaatcgatggtgtccttgaattcatctaaaccatcgaatataaacagtaatctctctgggttcttccagagatctcccagaatattcccaaagtaaggatacagatccagtatcagattcctcaggtttattctacagttaatcgcgttcaaatcccggaatttaaaactgaaaacaaattgaaattgtgggtatattttcccagtggcccagtcataaacaatcttttgtaccattgttgtttttccaatccccgcgactccgctcactgctgctgaactccaaGAACTGGATCCCTGGAAGAAACCCTTCATTTTCCGGAACAAACTGCCTCTCCTGGAAAAACTTCTGTGGTACAATTGATTaattcggattttttccagttctctccggaggtgtttctctctccactcttcatggtctcggcctcttgccagcagttcatgttctacaagtgtccgatctcgaacagtagaaatgaccgttagttcagtgtatagagtgaccagctggaaaatcttaaccttctcctttattaggatcgtgttcactctcagtgtttcagtttggacccggagtgtttccttgtgtttctgttgaacatcttcaattagaacagtcagaaagtggttctcaatgttaTTTGCATTGACATAAAAAGAACttctcaatatcactttactattcagtaaaatgttccgagattgaattcacagattcaatagaggtgcgagcaggaaattaaactcagttacAGAAAACCTTGAAAgtgaataataattgagaaaagtttcaaatcctcacttgattctaatatttactgaacatggagatttctgtgaaGGTGATATTTTCTCTCTGATGATTTATACTATCAGCCCTGCGCTGTATCATGGACATTCCATTCCAAATCCAAACGTGATTCTGGTTATACAAAACTAGAGGTTCTGGTGGAATAATTTATGAAACCGTCAGTGTTGCTCACCCTCTGCGGAAATGGGAAATAGATTATTCTGCGcattgagagtgggacagaccgTGAATGGTCAGAAGTTCTGCGGTTATTGTATCAGGTCttaggcaggttatctgggatattgtgggcactgggagagggacagactgtgaatggacagaagtcccactctttaatctcggtggtgaggaagcttttagaaacgcgaATCGGGTAGGTTATCTGGGGTATTACCTGTACTTCTATAATCAACTGATCACAGATAAAGATTACTGCCATTTTGAAGAcacagaggggaatcagaaagatGGTGTAAGGTATTCGGAGTTCAAGTTGCCTGATTGGCGAGAGGGCTTGATGTATTTTGTTTGGGCAAGAGACTTCGAtattgaaatgtttcaatgaaatTCCCAACATCAGTTAGgatatgagaacataagaaataggaacaggagtaggccatacggcccctcgagcctgctccaccattcattaaggtcatggctgatcgacCTCAAatacactttcccgccctatcccaatCTCCATTGATTCGTTAGTGTCCAAAGAACtaaccatctcagtcttgaatatactcgtcggaaacaggaaacaggctcacatcaacaaaataattaataacgGAGAAGGGAGGGAAGTCAGGGTCATTTTCTCTCCCAAAGGGCCCGAGAGCCTGGCAAGGACACTAAAGAggcagtgtaagtggggtcaAGAGATAATCGGACGTGTTTCTGTGgatacactgagaggaggggTAGGTGGGGTCATCTCTCTAACAGGGACAGGCTTATTTGtgtcaaatggccttttcctgtctctcatcattctcctgttatattgtgtttcagaaattgtgaacaatttttcaGCAGTTTTTCACCAACATTGAATGTGTTTTTCGAACAGTCCTGTCATATCACCGATTAGAATTAGAATTAGAactactgcccacatcactcagtgtaatgttagagcagaaaacattcacagttcatttcaactcTTCTCCCAATAATGATACTCCGTTATTTCATTTTGATCTGAATTTACTACAatgcaggtttgggaaattacaaatctgtttCCATTAGTCATTACATTGGACCTAAAAAGACCCCTGAGATAAAGGACTATTCTTGGAGTGGAATAAGTTCTCCCTTTCTCTGCCATTAGGAAGCCAACCCATAACTTCCGAATTACCctgaacattgtctttccctTACATTTCTCCACGGATTGATGATCTGTTGTGTGAACATTTGTACATCGTCTCAGATCAGATCGAACACTttgtctcattctgtgctgtgaaatgaaaacatttttaatgTTTCGCATTTCTCCACCTATTTCCCTACACTTGATGGTGTGTCAGATTTCTAGGGGAGCAGATAACCCATAGCATCCTTCTCAAGGCAACGCTCTTTATTTGAGAGCCCAGAACGTTATGGCGGCACTTCGGTATCCTGCCAGTTGGGTGTGGGGGtttcacattgtatcaggatcctgccaggagtGTATGGGGATGCACAGTGTATCAGAatactgccaggtgtgtatgggcattcacagtgtatcaggatactGCCAGGTGTGAATGGGgatttcacagtgtatcagaatcctgccaggtgtgtatggggattcacagtgtatcaggatcctgtccggtgtgtgtgggggttcacagtttatcaggatcctgccagatgtgtatcgggattcacagtgtatcagaatcctgccaggtgtgtatggggattcacagtgtatcaggatcctgcccggtgtgtgtgggggttcacagtttatcaggatcctgccatatgtgtatcgggattcacagtgtatcaggatcctgccagttgtgtgtggggattcacagtgtatcaggatcctgccaggtgtgtatggggattcacagtgtatcaggatcctgcctgaTGTGTAtctggattcacagtgtatcaggatcctgccagatgtgtatggggattcacagtttaTCGTGATATTGtcaggtgtgtgtgtggattcacagtgtatcaggatcctgccaggtgtgtatggggattcatagtgtatcaggatcctgccaggtgtgtatggggattaacAGTGTATCAGaaccctgccaggtgtgtatggggattcacagtgtatcaggaccctgccaggtgtgtatctggattcacagtgtatcacgttcctgccagatgtgtatggggattcacagtgtatcaggatcctgccagctgTGCATCAGAATTCATAAATTATAGCGAACAGCAGCTGGATTAAGTGAAATAATGCAACATCCGTATATTTAAAGAATATGTCATAAATTGTATGAATTGTTGCTTGAATCTATGCAGAATAGTTGAGGATTGATGACAAATCCAATCAATGTTAATTTCTGTTCCCTCCACCCTTTGAACTTCTGATTCCCAGATTCTGACAATCTCTAAACAAAAGactacagtcaaacattctgattctcagaagtgaaataaacggtttgaaatctccatttcatcactgacctttcaggtgactgggtatttcagataaacctcgtccgatgttcatataatcaaatggatcaggacctgtttaaatcaatgagctttcatgaaatcagatctgtTTAGTATTATTgtaaattctgcagtgtttcaatctgaaattgaattcagagtGTGATTTTACtgtaccaagttcctgcatctctttcagtattctgtccaactttggtaccgcatggtgcattttcacaaaggattcccacatcacccttcgggcccgagagcctttctccatcaccagatttaggacaAGTTTcgaactgtccgccctgtttcccttgtCCACGAGATCAGTGACTTTCTGGAAAGAATAATAAATACattggtctctccttttcccaatcCCACTAAAACTGTTTCCCTTTGTTCAAAAGAGTTATACCCGAACCGTTCCCCTGTCCTTTGGACAGACACTGACCGATccactgggtattttcacctcttccTATCAttctttcagattcattacatttTCAGTTTTATCCATTTCTTTCCCATTTGACCTGTTTCTcctctgtaacattctctgattctaagatctgatatcctgttagttctgtgatgtttaaataatccaaattcATTCCATGTCcgtcccacttacccgatgttcctgtccactgaaatgcctctcatatgttaacaacgagctgactccgtccacccctccttcaatcgcctgttctaatctgtcccggtag
Protein-coding regions in this window:
- the LOC137313347 gene encoding NACHT, LRR and PYD domains-containing protein 3-like; the protein is MYKCSHNRSSIRGEIKVILRSSFYVNANNIENHFLTVLIEDVQQKHKETLRVQTETLRVNTILIKEKVKIFQLVTLYTELTVISTVRDRTLVEHELLARGRDHEEWREKHLRRELEKIRINQLYHRSFSRRGSLFRKMKGFFQGSSSWSSAAVSGVAGIGKTTMVQKIVYDWATGKIYPQFQFVFSFKFRDLNAINCRINLRNLILDLYPYFGNILGDLWKNPERLLFIFDGLDEFKDTIDFADNRRNTEPQYMCTDPEDWCEVSDIVYSLIQHKLLPGCSVLVTSRPTALHLLEKAEISVWAEILGFVGEERKEYFNKLFEDQSVAAAVFKHVEENEILYTMCYNPSYCWILGLSLGPFFTQRDRKHQRVPKTITQLYSYYIYNILKNHGREIESPRDVLLKIGEMAYTGVSEKKIVFTNGDLIKYNLQPSQFLSGFMMELLERDGSAQSVVYTFPHLTIQEFVAALAQFLTPDPGDIGKLLSEAHSKDDGRFEIFVRFVVGLSSSQSARPLEEFLGPFLHQTICGVIDWVKEKVEGGIGNIASETGKRNLLNTFHYLFESQNQTLARVTVGSVEILTFSELLLTPIDCAVLSHVIELCDTIKELDLENCSIQCEGLQRLGPVLHRCQVLRLGRNKLGDSGVKLLSTALRNPDSKIQKLQLWANDLTASCTVDLSSALSTNRSLTVLNLSNNKLGDSGVKLLSAALRNPDCKIQELELCDNDLTASCTKDLSSALSTNRSLTVLDLSNNKVGDSGVKLLSAALRKPDCKIQTLWLRANDLTDSCTKDLVSALSTNRSLTVLDLSKNKLGDSGVKLLSAALRNPDCKIQKLELWNNGLTDSCTEDLSSALSTNRSLTVLNLSDNKLGDSGVKLLTAALRNPDCKIQELDLSNVGLTDSCTDDLVSALSTNRSLTVLTMGSNSFTDRSAPALRSLTLTRRSLEWIGLWGNQFSSNGKNQLESLRESRRGLRVGV